The proteins below come from a single Psychrobacter sp. PL19 genomic window:
- the cysT gene encoding sulfate ABC transporter permease subunit CysT, translating into MSATTSPASKPSNKKGWLTRMRQRNVLPGFGLSMGITVFSLSLLVVLPFAMMAYTTSQMGWSGFWETISQPQVMAAIKLSLWMSFLAMLTNMVFGTLVAWVLVRYEFWGKSLINALVDLPFALPTAVTGISLATLYAPNGLIGQWFEKFDIQVAFTPIGIWLALVVVSFPFIVRAVQPVLAELSVEFEEASAVLGANRLATFRKVLLPELMPALLMGAGMMFARATGEYGSVIFIAGNIPMESEILPLIIISKLEQFDIQGASAVALFMLMISFVILLTINIVQWKLSRRVGAR; encoded by the coding sequence ATGAGTGCAACAACTTCTCCCGCCAGCAAACCTAGTAATAAAAAGGGCTGGCTGACCCGCATGCGCCAGCGCAACGTGCTGCCAGGGTTTGGTCTGAGCATGGGCATCACCGTCTTTAGCTTGTCGTTATTGGTGGTATTACCGTTTGCAATGATGGCCTATACCACCAGTCAAATGGGCTGGAGCGGATTTTGGGAGACTATCAGTCAACCTCAGGTCATGGCGGCTATCAAGCTGAGCTTATGGATGTCCTTTTTGGCGATGTTGACCAATATGGTGTTCGGCACGCTGGTAGCTTGGGTATTGGTACGTTATGAATTTTGGGGCAAATCCTTAATTAATGCCTTGGTCGATTTGCCTTTTGCGCTACCCACGGCGGTCACGGGTATTTCGCTTGCCACCTTGTATGCGCCAAACGGTCTCATTGGTCAATGGTTTGAAAAGTTTGACATCCAAGTGGCTTTTACCCCTATAGGTATTTGGCTCGCGTTAGTGGTGGTCAGCTTTCCATTTATTGTGCGTGCCGTTCAACCAGTATTAGCAGAGTTGTCGGTCGAATTTGAAGAGGCTTCGGCGGTATTAGGTGCCAACCGTCTGGCTACTTTTCGCAAAGTTCTGTTACCAGAGCTGATGCCAGCATTACTCATGGGTGCAGGTATGATGTTTGCGCGCGCGACTGGCGAGTACGGCTCAGTGATTTTTATTGCGGGTAACATTCCGATGGAGTCTGAAATTTTGCCATTGATTATTATCAGTAAATTAGAGCAGTTTGATATTCAGGGTGCTTCAGCGGTGGCGTTATTTATGCTAATGATCTCGTTTGTTATTCTATTGACCATTAATATCGTACAGTGGAAACTGTCGCGCCGCGTAGGAGCTCGCTAA
- the cysW gene encoding sulfate ABC transporter permease subunit CysW, protein MQIANSYDYQSNPATRDTPWIRRTFIIIAVLFMIIMLVVPLLAVFYEALKGGWQLYIASLVDPEALQAIKLTLITAAIVLPINMVMGVAIAWLVTRYQFRGKQLVTTLLDLPFSVSPVVAGLMFILLFGLNSTVGGWLESMGIQIIYAVPGIVLATLFVTFPFVARELIPLMQTQGDSEEQAALTLGATGWQTFWHITLPNIKWALLYGLILTNARAMGEFGAVSVVSGHIRGETNTMPLLVEVAYNDYNFTAAFALSSLLAGLALITLLVQQVMTKYQERKFAKSERLVSAPKLPVSANATVEKK, encoded by the coding sequence ATGCAAATAGCCAATAGCTACGACTACCAAAGTAACCCTGCGACCAGAGATACGCCATGGATTAGACGCACTTTTATCATCATTGCCGTATTATTCATGATTATCATGTTAGTAGTGCCGCTACTTGCGGTGTTTTATGAGGCCTTAAAAGGCGGCTGGCAGCTTTATATTGCCTCGCTGGTCGACCCAGAAGCCCTGCAAGCGATCAAACTAACCCTAATCACTGCTGCTATTGTACTGCCTATCAATATGGTGATGGGCGTAGCAATTGCTTGGCTAGTAACCCGTTATCAATTTAGAGGCAAACAGCTAGTCACGACCTTGCTTGATTTACCATTTTCGGTGTCACCAGTGGTCGCCGGCTTGATGTTTATCCTGTTATTTGGTCTCAACTCTACCGTTGGTGGCTGGCTTGAAAGCATGGGTATACAGATTATTTATGCGGTCCCCGGTATTGTGTTGGCAACTTTATTTGTGACTTTCCCCTTTGTGGCGCGCGAGCTGATACCCTTAATGCAAACCCAAGGTGACTCTGAGGAACAAGCGGCATTGACACTAGGCGCCACCGGTTGGCAAACGTTTTGGCACATAACCTTACCTAATATTAAATGGGCATTGTTATACGGTTTGATCTTGACTAATGCACGGGCGATGGGCGAATTTGGTGCAGTTAGTGTGGTCTCCGGTCATATTCGCGGTGAGACCAACACCATGCCGTTGTTGGTGGAAGTTGCTTATAATGATTATAACTTTACCGCCGCCTTTGCTTTATCAAGCCTACTTGCTGGTTTGGCCTTAATCACACTACTGGTCCAACAAGTGATGACTAAGTACCAAGAGCGCAAATTTGCCAAGTCTGAACGGTTGGTCAGTGCACCCAAACTACCAGTCAGTGCTAATGCGACGGTTGAAAAGAAATAA
- a CDS encoding sulfate/molybdate ABC transporter ATP-binding protein yields MSIEIRNVDKKFGNFAALNDISVTVPTGKMTTLLGPSGCGKTTLLRIIAGLEYADSGQVLFDEVDVTNTPVQKRHIGFMFQNYALFRHKNIADNVAFGLTLLPKHERPNKADINKRVAELLDLVQLPQIANAYPHQLSGGQRQRIALARALAVKPKLLLLDEPFGALDAKVRKELRTWLKDIHHELGITSIMVTHDQEEARAVSDEIVVMNQGRVEQVGTPESLFHNPSNAFVSDFLDLT; encoded by the coding sequence ATGAGCATCGAGATTAGAAACGTTGATAAAAAGTTTGGCAATTTTGCGGCCTTAAATGATATCAGTGTCACCGTACCTACTGGTAAGATGACTACATTATTGGGCCCTTCTGGCTGTGGTAAAACCACCTTGCTGCGTATCATTGCTGGGCTAGAGTATGCCGACTCAGGGCAGGTACTGTTTGACGAAGTCGATGTCACTAATACCCCTGTGCAAAAACGCCATATCGGCTTTATGTTTCAGAACTATGCGCTGTTTCGTCATAAAAACATCGCGGATAACGTGGCATTTGGGCTGACCTTATTACCGAAACATGAGCGACCGAACAAAGCCGACATTAATAAGCGCGTGGCAGAGTTATTAGATTTAGTACAGTTACCGCAAATTGCCAATGCTTATCCGCATCAGCTCTCAGGCGGTCAGCGTCAACGTATTGCGCTGGCGCGTGCGCTAGCGGTAAAGCCGAAGCTATTATTACTCGATGAGCCCTTTGGCGCGCTCGATGCTAAAGTACGTAAAGAGCTGCGCACCTGGCTAAAAGATATCCATCATGAGCTCGGTATTACTAGTATTATGGTTACTCATGACCAAGAAGAAGCGCGCGCTGTATCTGATGAGATTGTGGTCATGAATCAGGGTCGTGTTGAGCAAGTAGGGACTCCAGAGTCATTGTTCCACAATCCATCCAACGCCTTTGTCAGTGACTTTTTAGACCTAACCTAA
- a CDS encoding ArsR/SmtB family transcription factor has translation MSDHKFTIQPLDLFKVLSDPTRLKLFQILFKKEARCVGELVELLDQPQPTISRHLNHLKKLGILNCVRDGTWMWYEVADDLPEWCHTILETTYDTLLKQVDRH, from the coding sequence ATGTCCGATCATAAATTTACGATACAACCTCTTGATCTATTTAAAGTGTTGTCTGATCCCACTCGTCTGAAGCTGTTTCAGATTTTATTTAAGAAAGAAGCTCGCTGTGTGGGCGAGCTGGTTGAACTACTTGATCAGCCGCAGCCGACCATATCTAGACATTTGAACCATCTCAAAAAATTAGGCATTCTTAATTGTGTGCGTGATGGTACGTGGATGTGGTACGAAGTAGCAGATGACCTCCCAGAATGGTGTCACACTATTTTAGAAACCACCTATGATACTTTGCTTAAGCAAGTGGACAGACACTAA